From Zingiber officinale cultivar Zhangliang chromosome 5B, Zo_v1.1, whole genome shotgun sequence, the proteins below share one genomic window:
- the LOC121986297 gene encoding brassinosteroid-responsive RING protein 1-like, which produces MGFPSVCYAVILPLPVAIVLFLLERLKLAVSAALFFLGLASWPPSSSIADSLNPFGHSVHLSDSLISPAVVKCRLPVVRFSALRSTAAPPCAVCLAALEPCDEVRQLGNCAHLFHKACIDKWVDVGQITCPLCRALLLPGPHQHLPEEVSPGHHSIG; this is translated from the coding sequence ATGGGTTTCCCCTCCGTCTGCTACGCCGTCATCCTCCCGCTCCCCGTCGCGATCGTCCTTTTCCTGCTCGAACGCCTCAAGCTCGCCGTCTCCGCCGCgctcttcttccttggcctcgcCTCATGGCCCCCTTCCTCCTCCATCGCCGACAGCCTCAACCCGTTCGGGCACTCCGTCCACCTCAGCGACTCCCTCATTTCCCCCGCCGTCGTCAAGTGCCGCCTCCCCGTCGTTCGCTTCTCCGCTCTCCGATCCACCGCCGCGCCACCCTGTGCCGTCTGCCTCGCCGCGCTCGAGCCCTGCGACGAGGTCCGGCAGCTCGGGAACTGCGCCCACCTCTTCCACAAGGCCTGCATCGACAAGTGGGTCGACGTCGGACAGATCACCTGCCCTCTCTGCCGCGCCCTTCTCCTTCCCGGGCCGCACCAGCATCTACCGGAGGAGGTTAGCCCTGGACATCACTCAATCGGCTAG
- the LOC121986298 gene encoding transmembrane 9 superfamily member 12-like yields MCLRRIASMRSSCFIYVALLISLLKLAPSSSFYLPGSYMHTYPQGQTISPKVNSLTSFETEIPFDYYSLPYCPPEGGIKKSAENLGELLMGDRIDNSPYQFRVNVNESLYLCTTNPLSEEEVKLLKQRTHDLYQVNMILDNLPVRRSTEQNGVTFYWTGFPVGYTPLRSNEDYIINHLKFTVFYHEYEGSRVEIIDTGEEGMGVITETEKNTMSGFEIVGFEVVPCSVKRNLAAMSKLKMYSKVDPVNCPLEPDKSQVIREKERISFTYEVVFVKSDIRWPSRWDAYLKMEGAKVHWFSIMNSLMVIVFLAGIVFVIFLRTVRRDLTRYEELDKESQAQMNEELSGWKLVVGDVFREPNFSKLLCVMVGDGVQITGMAVVTIVFAALGFMSPASRGMLLTGMIVLYQFLGIVSGYVGVRLWRTIKGGSEGWRSVSWSISCFFPGIAFLVLCILNFMLWGSKSTGALPISLFFALLSLWFCISVPLTLLGGFLGTRAEHIQLPVRTNQIPREIPARKYPSWLLVVGAGTLPFGTLFIELFFILSSIWLGRFYYVFGFLLVVLLLLVIVCAEVSVILTYMHLCVEDWQWWWKAFFASGSVAVYVFLYSINYLVFQLRSLSGPVSAMLYLGYSLIMALAIMLSTGAIGFLVSFYFVHYLFSSVKID; encoded by the coding sequence ATGTGTCTGCGTCGCATAGCATCAATGAGGTCTTCCTGCTTCATCTATGTCGCTTTGTTGATCTCGCTTCTGAAACTAGCTCCGAGCAGTTCATTCTACCTCCCCGGAAGCTACATGCATACGTATCCTCAAGGACAAACTATATCGCCCAAAGTGAATTCTCTCACTTCGTTTGAGACTGAGATCCCTTTTGACTACTACAGCCTCCCCTACTGCCCACCCGAGGGAGGGATCAAGAAGAGCGCAGAGAATTTAGGTGAGCTTCTCATGGGCGATCGGATCGACAACTCCCCTTACCAATTCCGTGTCAATGTCAATGAATCCCTTTACCTCTGCACTACAAATCCGTTGAGTGAAGAGGAGGTGAAGCTTCTGAAGCAGCGGACGCACGATCTGTATCAAGTGAACATGATTCTTGACAACCTTCCTGTCAGGAGATCTACTGAGCAGAATGGTGTCACCTTCTACTGGACTGGGTTTCCAGTCGGTTACACACCTCTTCGAAGCAATGAAGACTACATCATCAATCACTTGAAATTTACTGTCTTTTACCATGAGTATGAAGGCAGCCGTGTCGAGATAATTGACACCGGAGAAGAAGGGATGGGGGTGATTACAGAGACTGAAAAAAATACCATGTCTGGATTTGAGATTGTAGGGTTTGAAGTTGTTCCGTGCAGTGTAAAGCGCAACCTGGCTGCCATGTCGAAGCTTAAAATGTACAGCAAAGTTGATCCTGTGAATTGCCCATTGGAACCCGACAAGTCTCAAGTTATTCGGGAGAAAGAACGGATCTCATTCACCTACGAAGTTGTGTTTGTGAAAAGCGATATCAGATGGCCCTCGAGGTGGGATGCATATCTCAAGATGGAAGGTGCCAAAGTCCATTGGTTCTCGATCATGAACTCGTTGATGGTTATAGTCTTCTTAGCCGGGATAGTCTTTGTGATATTTTTGAGGACTGTAAGGAGAGACCTTACTAGATATGAAGAACTCGATAAAGAGTCTCAAGCACAAATGAACGAGGAGTTGTCCGGCTGGAAACTAGTCGTAGGCGATGTCTTTAGGGAGCCAAATTTCTCGAAGCTACTCTGTGTTATGGTCGGTGATGGAGTGCAAATTACAGGAATGGCAGTTGTGACAATTGTGTTTGCTGCTCTTGGGTTCATGTCTCCTGCTTCACGAGGCATGCTCTTGACCGGCATGATTGTTCTTTATCAGTTCCTCGGAATTGTTTCTGGATACGTTGGAGTCAGACTTTGGCGAACCATAAAAGGCGGTTCCGAAGGGTGGAGATCAGTCTCATGGTCTATTTCTTGTTTCTTTCCTGGGATAGCATTTCTTGTCCTCTGCATTCTAAACTTCATGCTGTGGGGGAGCAAGAGTACTGGAGCTCTACCGATATCATTGTTTTTCGCTCTGTTATCTTTGTGGTTCTGCATCTCGGTGCCGCTTACCCTTTTAGGAGGCTTCCTGGGCACTCGGGCGGAGCACATTCAGCTCCCTGTGCGAACAAATCAGATTCCGAGAGAGATTCCTGCTAGGAAGTATCCTTCATGGCTCCTTGTCGTCGGTGCTGGAACTCTACCCTTTGGCACCCTCTTCATTGAACTATTCTTCATCCTATCAAGTATCTGGCTCGGAAGGTTCTATTATGTATTTGGATTCCTGCTTGTAGTTCTCCTCTTGCTGGTCATAGTTTGTGCCGAGGTCTCGGTCATCCTAACTTACATGCATCTCTGCGTCGAGGATTGGCAGTGGTGGTGGAAAGCTTTCTTTGCTTCTGGATCGGTCGCCGTATATGTGTTCCTGTACTCCATCAACTACTTGGTATTCCAGCTTAGAAGCTTAAGCGGGCCTGTTTCGGCAATGCTGTACCTTGGCTATTCACTGATCATGGCGCttgctatcatgttatctacGGGTGCCATCGGCTTCTTGGTCTCGTTCTACTTCGTTCACTACCTTTTTTCGTCCGTGAAGATCGACTGA
- the LOC121986299 gene encoding uncharacterized protein LOC121986299 isoform X1, with protein sequence METAILSTSASMGIPLHAANFSDVISTSVQSSSGLQNNWLGKSAHISMADIVKMGRPQGKHPSMPAIASGKPYISENAATSNGSHLNAKQIPASIFPSEAKEKLDSFQESTYISDINHGLGTAKNQHISTDGWYICDEQPTESVPNFTDISGASAVYANPSALAASSMVIAGSDLYIDPCLEDFQDRDERPNDKPQPVEYIPVPERKIDVDTAIDGSHSKSIDAYQSKDVEFDHHEGKKIWDEKFLNKCIKEIKTPSLLTTNWYS encoded by the exons ATGGAGACAGCTATCCTGAG CACTTCTGCTTCCATGGGAATCCCACTGCATGCAGCCAACTTTTCTGATGTAATTTCAACATCCGTTCAATCTTCATCTGGTCTACAAAACAATTGGTTGGGGAAGTCGGCACATATTTCCATGGCTGATATTGTCAAGATGGGCAGACCTCAAGGGAAACATCCAAGCATGCCTGCCATTGCAAGTGGAAAACCTTACATATCTGAAAATGCAGCAACATCAAATGGATCACATCTCAATGCAAAACAAATCCCAGCTTCAATTTTTCCATCTGAAGCTAAGGAGAAATTAGACTCTTTTCAGGAATCTACTTATATTTCTGATATTAATCATGGCCTTGGAACTGCTAAAAATCAGCATATTTCTACTGATGGATGGTACATATGTGATGAGCAACCCACAGAAAGTGTTCCAAATTTTACAGATATATCTGGTGCCTCAGCAGTTTATGCTAACCCATCAGCCTTAGCAGCATCTAGTATGGTAATTGCTGGTTCTGACTTGTATATAGATCCTTGTTTGGAAGATTTCCAAGACCGGGATGAAAGACCTAACGATAAACCTCAGCCAGTCGAATATATTCCTGTACCAGAGAGGAAGATAGATGTAGACACTGCAATAGATGGTTCACATTCAAAGAGTATAGATGCTTACCAATCTAAAGATGTTGAATTTGATCATCATGAAG GAAAAAAGATTTGGGACGAGAAGTTTTTGAAcaaatgcataaaagaaatcaaGACACCCAGTTTATTGACAACAAATTGGTATTCGTAA
- the LOC121986299 gene encoding uncharacterized protein LOC121986299 isoform X2, translating into MADIVKMGRPQGKHPSMPAIASGKPYISENAATSNGSHLNAKQIPASIFPSEAKEKLDSFQESTYISDINHGLGTAKNQHISTDGWYICDEQPTESVPNFTDISGASAVYANPSALAASSMVIAGSDLYIDPCLEDFQDRDERPNDKPQPVEYIPVPERKIDVDTAIDGSHSKSIDAYQSKDVEFDHHEGKKIWDEKFLNKCIKEIKTPSLLTTNWYS; encoded by the exons ATGGCTGATATTGTCAAGATGGGCAGACCTCAAGGGAAACATCCAAGCATGCCTGCCATTGCAAGTGGAAAACCTTACATATCTGAAAATGCAGCAACATCAAATGGATCACATCTCAATGCAAAACAAATCCCAGCTTCAATTTTTCCATCTGAAGCTAAGGAGAAATTAGACTCTTTTCAGGAATCTACTTATATTTCTGATATTAATCATGGCCTTGGAACTGCTAAAAATCAGCATATTTCTACTGATGGATGGTACATATGTGATGAGCAACCCACAGAAAGTGTTCCAAATTTTACAGATATATCTGGTGCCTCAGCAGTTTATGCTAACCCATCAGCCTTAGCAGCATCTAGTATGGTAATTGCTGGTTCTGACTTGTATATAGATCCTTGTTTGGAAGATTTCCAAGACCGGGATGAAAGACCTAACGATAAACCTCAGCCAGTCGAATATATTCCTGTACCAGAGAGGAAGATAGATGTAGACACTGCAATAGATGGTTCACATTCAAAGAGTATAGATGCTTACCAATCTAAAGATGTTGAATTTGATCATCATGAAG GAAAAAAGATTTGGGACGAGAAGTTTTTGAAcaaatgcataaaagaaatcaaGACACCCAGTTTATTGACAACAAATTGGTATTCGTAA
- the LOC121986300 gene encoding transcription factor MAMYB-like, with translation MEFLEEERRPRFLFQAGRSAGVFAASTAIEEDPKLDKFHAAACLSASAALLFLAYLSLSGTQTLASLLLWAAFSLALGAFSPPSSTGGDCRVGRGDPLPDPEPAPDHSDLDDPKKRIQGRRARSKKPEDPPPPLVPVVSAMAKIKDPILDNDSGLADHVKSEQNEEEKEWTDEDFELLKRQISKHPVGKPRRWERIAEAFRGQHGLDSVITAAKSLSEKRPASGDSYQQFLKQRKPVDKRVVAAELELPLQVGENGDSTKENGGGAEKWSSGEDIALLNALKTFPKDVSMRWEKVAAAVPGKSKAACMKRVAELKRNFRTSKVTDA, from the coding sequence ATGGAGTTCTTGGAGGAGGAGAGGCGGCCGCGATTCCTCTTCCAAGCCGGCCGCAGCGCCGGCGTATTCGCCGCCTCCACGGCGATCGAAGAGGACCCAAAGTTGGATAAGTTTCACGCCGCCGCTTGCCTCTCCGCCTCGGCTGCCCTCCTCTTCCTCGCCTACCTTTCCCTCTCCGGCACCCAGACCCTCGCTTCCCTCCTCTTATGGGCTGCCTTCTCCCTCGCCCTAGGCGCTTTCTCACCTCCCTCCTCCACCGGAGGTGACTGCCGCGTCGGTCGCGGAGATCCTCTCCCCGATCCCGAGCCCGCCCCTGATCACTCCGATCTTGACGATCCCAAGAAGCGGATCCAGGGCCGTCGCGCCAGATCCAAGAAGCCGGAAGACCCTCCTCCTCCTCTGGTTCCCGTCGTCTCGGCAATGGCGAAGATCAAAGATCCGATCTTAGACAATGACAGTGGATTAGCGGATCACGTCAAGTCGGAACAaaatgaagaagagaaagaatgGACCGATGAGGACTTTGAGCTTCTCAAGAGGCAGATCTCGAAGCACCCAGTCGGCAAACCACGGCGGTGGGAGAGGATCGCCGAAGCTTTCCGAGGCCAGCACGGGTTGGATAGCGTGATAACCGCTGCAAAGTCATTATCGGAGAAGAGACCTGCGTCTGGGGATTCGTATCAGCAGTTTCTGAAGCAGAGGAAGCCGGTGGATAAACGAGTGGTGGCAGCCGAGTTGGAGTTGCCACTTCAAGTTGGAGAGAACGGTGATTCCACCAAGGAGAATGGTGGAGGGGCGGAAAAATGGAGCTCGGGAGAGGACATTGCACTTCTTAATGCTCTCAAGACATTCCCCAAGGATGTGTCAATGAGGTGGGAGAAGGTTGCTGCAGCAGTACCAGGCAAATCGAAGGCAGCCTGCATGAAGAGGGTCGCGGAGTTGAAGAGAAACTTTCGAACCTCGAAAGTTACAGATGCGTGA